A single genomic interval of Hoplias malabaricus isolate fHopMal1 chromosome 7, fHopMal1.hap1, whole genome shotgun sequence harbors:
- the LOC136702070 gene encoding E-selectin-like codes for MDVCKTRSSLVLQLSLSFILPFLMLPNTVNGWSYHYSNAKMDWITARKWCQDHFTDMVAIQNHGEIEYLNREFPKVAGYYWIGIRKSNNIWYWVGTNKTLTAEAENWAEGEPNNGRNNEDCVEIYIKRGKDDGKWNDEPCKKKKTALCYTASCKKDSCSNHGECVETINNHTCKCFDGFYGEKCEHVVQCSELTEPQDLTMQCDHPLGNFSYQSSCEFTCQNTGYKLAESNSSKIMCGAAGQWNDSLPTCEVVQCSKLTEPLHATMQCDHPLESFSYQSSCEFTCQKGYTLKASSSSKIMCGASGEWSASLPICEAVQCPTLQQPTHGSMHCSGDTYGKSCIFSCKDGFFLQGATEITCTESARWSQDMPYCQVVQCSELMKPLNAIMQCDHPLGNFSYQSSCEFTCQKGYTLAESSSSRIMCGATGQWNNSLLTCEAVRCPTLEDPVNGLVNCNGDSYGTSCSFSCNDGFLLQGATEITCTESAEWSQELPICQIVQCSEPIAPLHASMQCDHPFQSFSYQSSCEFTCEKGYTLAESSSSKIMCGAAGQWNDSVPTCEAVRCPTLKDAVNVKMSCNGDSFGSICKFSCDIGFNLQGESEITCTESAQWSQGMPYCQIVQCSELTDPLNATMLCHHSLGSFSYQSSCEFTCQKGYTLAESSSSKIMCGAAGQWNDSQPSCEAVRCPTLEDLANGTVNCNGDSYGTSCSFSCNDGFLLQGATEITCTESAEWSQEMPYCQNHPEPLLSPTLITGLTVAGVATILSSLSIAFWIMRKLKQKAEKFDLSSSDIEVPSQVYKSLDSLI; via the exons ATG GACGTCTGCAAGACACGCAGCTCCCTGGTCTTACAATTATCGCTGTCCTTCATCCTTCCCTTTTTAA TGCTTCCTAACACAGTGAATGGCTGGTCCTATCATTACTCTAATGCCAAGATGGACTGGATTACTGCTCGGAAATGGTGTCAAGACCACTTTACAGACATGGTGGCCATCCAGAACCATGGTGAAATTGAGTACCTCAACAGGGAATTTCCCAAAGTTGCTGGATACTACTGGATTGGCATCCGCAAGTCCAACAACATCTGGTACTGGGTGGGCACCAACAAGACACTTACAGCAGAGGCTGAGAATTGGGCAGAAGGGGAGCCCAACAATGGACGGAACAATGAGGACTGTGTGGAGATCTACATTAAGAGGGGAAAAGATGATGGCAAGTGGAACGATGAGCCCTGCAAAAAGAAGAAGACTGCACTCTGCTACACTG cTTCCTGCAAGAAAGACTCCTGCAGCAACCATGGGGAATGTGTGGAGACCATCAATAACCACACGTGTAAATGCTTTGATGGCTTCTATGGAGAAAAGTGTGAGCATG TTGTCCAGTGCTCTGAGCTGACTGAGCCTCAAGATCTCACCATGCAGTGTGATCATCCACTAGGAAACTTCAGCTATCAGTCCTCCTGTGAGTTCACCTGTCAGAATACAGGATACAAACTGGCAGAATCCAACTCCAGCAAGATAATGTGTGGCGCTGCCGGACAATGGAATGATTCTCTGCCCACCTGTGAAG TTGTGCAGTGCTCCAAGCTGACCGAACCTCTCCATGCCACCATGCAGTGTGACCATCCGTTAGAAAGCTTCAGCTATCAGTCCTCCTGTGAGTTCACCTGTCAGAAAGGATACACATTAAAAGCCTCAAGCTCCAGCAAGATAATGTGTGGAGCTTCAGGAGAATGGAGCGCTTCTCTGCCCATTTGTGAAG CTGTTCAGTGTCCAACTCTTCAGCAACCTACACATGGATCAATGCACTGCAGTGGAGATACTTATGGCAAAAGCTGCATCTTTAGCTGTAAAGATGGGTTCTTCCTTCAGGGAGCAACAGAAATAACCTGCACCGAGTCTGCACGGTGGAGCCAGGATATGCCGTACTGCCAGG TTGTCCAGTGCTCTGAGCTGATGAAGCCTCTTAATGCCATCATGCAGTGTGATCATCCACTAGGAAACTTCAGCTATCAGTCCTCCTGTGAGTTCACCTGTCAGAAAGGATACACACTGGCAGAGTCAAGTTCCAGCAGGATCATGTGTGGAGCAACTGGACAGTGGAACAATTCTCTGCTCACCTGTGAAG CTGTTCGGTGCCCAACTCTTGAGGACCCTGTGAATGGCTTAGTGAACTGCAATGGAGACAGTTATGGCACCAGCTGCAGTTTTAGCTGTAATGATGGGTTCCTCCTTCAGGGGGCGACAGAAATTACCTGCACCGAGTCTGCAGAGTGGAGCCAGGAACTGCCCATCTGCCAAA TTGTACAGTGCTCTGAGCCAATTGCGCCTCTTCATGCTAGCATGCAGTGTGATCATCCATTTCAAAGCTTCAGCTATCAGTCCTCCTGTGAGTTCACCTGTGAGAAGGGATACACTCTGGCAGAGTCAAGCTCCAGCAAGATCATGTGTGGAGCTGCAGGACAATGGAATGATTCGGTGCCCACCTGTGAAG CTGTTCGATGCCCAACTCTTAAGGATGCTGTGAATGTCAAAATGAGCTGCAATGGAGACAGTTTTGGAAGCATCTGCAAGTTTAGCTGTGATATTGGTTTCAACCTTCAGGGGGAGTCAGAAATTACCTGTACTGAGTCTGCGCAGTGGAGCCAGGGGATGCCCTATTGCCAAA TTGTGCAGTGCTCTGAGCTGACCGATCCTCTTAATGCCACCATGCTGTGTCATCATTCGTTAGGAAGCTTCAGCTATCAGTCCTCGTGTGAGTTCACCTGTCAGAAAGGATACACACTGGCAGAGTCAAGTTCCAGCAAGATCATGTGTGGAGCTGCAGGACAATGGAATGATTCTCAGCCCAGTTGTGAAG CTGTTCGGTGCCCAACTCTTGAGGACCTCGCGAACGGCACAGTGAACTGCAATGGAGACAGTTATGGCACCAGCTGCAGTTTTAGCTGTAATGATGGGTTCCTCCTTCAAGGAGCAACAGAAATTACCTGCACCGAGTCTGCAGAGTGGAGCCAGGAGATGCCGTACTGCCAGA ATCATCCTGAGCCCCTTCTGAGTCCGACATTGATAACTGGCCTAACTGTAGCAGGAGTTGCTACTATTTTATCCAGCCTGTCTATAGCCTTCTGGATAATGAGAAAACTCAAGCAGAAAG CTGAAAAGTTTGATCTAAG taGCTCAGACATTGAAGTGCCCTCCCAGGTATACAAGAGCCTTGACAGTCTAATATAG
- the si:dkey-51e6.1 gene encoding si:dkey-51e6.1 isoform X2: MVCTPVHSSVTRSRVTESTSPMTLELCDTDTSCAMVLPQSITLNIFKNHIFEKVSPAMEAVGLEARCLGGGKIEHNNTEKKLRVFGESTGYGKADHAVTVEKLKAVYKDYEITME, encoded by the exons atggtGTGCACACCGGTGCactcctcagtcacccggagcagggtgACTGAATCCACATCCCccatgaccctggagctgtgtgacactgacACCTCGTGCGCCATGGTGCTGCCCCAAAGTATTAccctaaatatttttaaaa ACCATATCTTTGAAAAAGTGAGTCCTGCTATGGAGGCTGTTGGATTGGAGGCTCGTTGCCTTGGTGGAGGCAAAATAGAGCACAACAACACAGAGAAGAAACTGAGAGTTTTTGGAGAATCCACG ggCTATGGGAAAGCTGACCATGCTGTCACAGTGGAAAAGTTGAAAGCTGTCTATAAAGATTATGAAATCACCATGGAATAA
- the si:dkey-51e6.1 gene encoding si:dkey-51e6.1 isoform X1, whose product MADSLRKVSDVEIDSEGKFKYILVRITVKGGTDHKDIVRGTKSAEYHNHIFEKVSPAMEAVGLEARCLGGGKIEHNNTEKKLRVFGESTGYGKADHAVTVEKLKAVYKDYEITME is encoded by the exons ATGGCGGATAGTTTGAGAAAAGTCTCAGACGTTGAGATCGACTCTGAGGGgaagtttaaatatattttagtgcGGATAACCGTTAAAGGTGGGACGGATCATAAAGACATAGTGAGGGGCACGAAAAGTGCCGAGTACcaca ACCATATCTTTGAAAAAGTGAGTCCTGCTATGGAGGCTGTTGGATTGGAGGCTCGTTGCCTTGGTGGAGGCAAAATAGAGCACAACAACACAGAGAAGAAACTGAGAGTTTTTGGAGAATCCACG ggCTATGGGAAAGCTGACCATGCTGTCACAGTGGAAAAGTTGAAAGCTGTCTATAAAGATTATGAAATCACCATGGAATAA